In the genome of Pithys albifrons albifrons isolate INPA30051 chromosome 36, PitAlb_v1, whole genome shotgun sequence, one region contains:
- the LOC139684188 gene encoding zinc finger protein 551-like, giving the protein MMRQDPQAGPELSTESMEDKSLQQNLVAEAVLNSSTAQEVSGEENPQRCCNSRGSNPSSRYSEEGNPTQCQEGGRNLSWCSDLVVQQELHTPEKRYKCLECGKSFKGSYHLIHHQLIHTGERPYMCRECGKRFRQKSALYSHQKCHTREWPYTCTECGKGFGQSSNLISHQQIHAGEWHYKCGDCGKSFNQRRGLIRHQKIHTWERPYECSECGKSFRDRSNLSSHQRIHTGERHYKCGDCGKSFNQRRGLICHQKTHTGERPYECSECGKSFSDSSNLSSHQRIHTGERPYKCSECGKRFQTSSHLLVHQRTHTDERPFRCTDCGKRFNRNSTLITHRRIHTGERPYHCGECGKSFTRSSHLTRHQRTHQ; this is encoded by the exons ATGATGcgccaggacccccaggcag gccctgagctgagcacggagagcatggaggacaaatccctccagcagaacctggtggcagaggccgttttgaacagctccacagcGCAGGAAGTCAGCGGGGAGGAAAATCCACAGAGATGCTGCAATAGCAGGGGCTCCAACCCCAGCTCAAGGTACTCTGAGGAGGGAAACCCCACCCAGTGCCAGGAAGGTGGCCGGAACTTGAGCTGGTGCTCCgacctggtggtgcagcaggAGCTTCACACACcggagaagcgctacaagtgtttggaatgtgggaagagctttaaGGGAAGCTACCACCTGATCCATCACCAACTCATCCACACTGGAGAACGGCCCTACATgtgtagggaatgtgggaagaggttCAGGCAGAAGTCAGCCTTGTACTCCCACCAGAAGTGTCACACCAGGGAATGGCCCTACACTTGTAcagaatgtgggaagggcttcgGTCAGAGCTCCAACCTGATCAGCCACCAGCAGATCCACGCTGGGGAATGGCACTACAAGTGTGGGGATTGTGGAAAGAGTTTCAACCAGAGACGTGGCCTGATCCGCCACCAGAAGATCCACACTTGGGAACGTCCCTACGAGTGTTctgaatgtgggaagagcttcagagaCAGGTCCAACCTGAGCAGCCACCAgaggatccacactggggaacggcaCTACAAGTGTGGGGATTGTGGGAAGAGTTTCAACCAGAGACGTGGCCTGATCTGCCATCAGAAgacccacactggggaacgtccctacgagtgttctgaatgtgggaagagcttcagtgACAGCTCCAACCTGAGCAGCCACCAgaggatccacactggggaacgtccctacaagtgttctgagtgtgggaagaggtttcagaccagctcccATCTCCTcgtgcatcagcgcacacacacggacgagaggcccttccgctgcaccgactgcgggaagagattcaaccgCAACTCCACCCTCATCACGCACCggcgcatccacactggggagaggccttatcattgtggggaatgtgggaagagcttcacccgCAGCTCTCACTTGACCAGACATCAACGGAcccaccagtaa